A stretch of the Actinotalea sp. JY-7876 genome encodes the following:
- a CDS encoding DUF305 domain-containing protein, which yields MSADAPAAAPARAGVGRVVLVAVAVVALAAGAAIGLLAGGSLLRPAAPVEGSVDAGFARDMSVHHGQAVEMAVLVRDRSQDPAVRQLALDILVTQGHQQGQMFGWLATWGLSPTSSAPPMAWAGDHEHGGQSADGGMPGLVTSDQLARLEAADGAEADRLFLALMIPHHRGGVAMAEVATERATQPQVRRLAEAVVASQAAEITLLEQMLDERGGPPADL from the coding sequence GTGAGTGCTGACGCGCCCGCGGCCGCGCCCGCGCGTGCTGGCGTGGGCCGCGTCGTCCTGGTCGCCGTCGCCGTGGTGGCCCTCGCCGCGGGCGCCGCGATCGGCCTGCTCGCGGGCGGCTCGCTGCTGCGCCCGGCCGCGCCCGTGGAGGGCTCGGTGGACGCGGGGTTCGCTCGCGACATGTCGGTGCACCACGGGCAGGCCGTCGAGATGGCGGTGCTGGTCCGCGACCGCAGCCAGGACCCTGCCGTCCGGCAGCTGGCGCTCGACATCCTCGTCACGCAGGGGCACCAGCAGGGGCAGATGTTCGGCTGGCTCGCGACGTGGGGCCTGAGCCCGACGTCGAGCGCGCCGCCGATGGCGTGGGCGGGCGACCACGAGCACGGCGGGCAGTCCGCCGACGGCGGGATGCCGGGCCTGGTGACCTCCGACCAGCTGGCGCGGCTCGAGGCGGCCGACGGCGCGGAGGCGGACCGGCTCTTCCTCGCGCTGATGATCCCGCACCACCGGGGCGGCGTCGCGATGGCCGAGGTCGCCACGGAGCGCGCGACGCAGCCGCAGGTCCGCCGACTGGCCGAGGCCGTGGTCGCGTCCCAGGCGGCCGAGATCACGCTCCTCGAGCAGATGCTCGACGAGCGGGGCGGGCCGCCGGCCGACCTCTAG
- a CDS encoding energy-coupling factor transporter transmembrane component T: MHPLAWWAWALGLAVAATRTTNPLVLGLVLAAVVLVVVARREDAPWARAFRGYLLLGGCIVAARVLFYVVVGIKAPGPVLLDLPRLALPGWAVNVELLGPITLTGLLTAGYAGLRLATLVVCVGAANALANPRRALRSLPAALHQVGTAVVIAVSVTPALVASAASVRRALRLRGHDARGLRTLARTAVPVLADALDRAIALAASMDSRGYARAVAGTSDRRVSGLLLLSLVAAAVGTYGLLDGTSPPWLGVPVLAAGAVTATVGGVLAGRRVSRTRYRPDPWRTPETLVAGCGLLAAAVLVAVTASDPSALDPSLQPLGWPALPPVALLCAALAAAPAVLGTTARDARPVAGTVTP; this comes from the coding sequence ATGCACCCGCTCGCCTGGTGGGCGTGGGCTCTGGGGCTCGCGGTCGCCGCGACGCGCACCACCAACCCGCTCGTGCTCGGGCTGGTGCTGGCCGCCGTCGTGCTCGTGGTCGTGGCGCGGCGGGAGGACGCGCCCTGGGCGCGCGCCTTCCGCGGCTACCTCCTGCTCGGCGGGTGCATCGTCGCCGCCCGCGTCCTGTTCTACGTCGTGGTCGGCATCAAGGCGCCGGGCCCGGTGCTCCTGGACCTGCCGCGCCTGGCGCTGCCCGGCTGGGCCGTCAACGTGGAGCTGCTCGGGCCGATCACGCTCACGGGCCTCCTCACGGCCGGGTACGCCGGGCTGCGCCTCGCGACGCTCGTCGTGTGCGTCGGGGCGGCGAACGCCCTCGCCAACCCGCGCCGTGCCCTGCGTTCGCTGCCCGCGGCGCTGCACCAGGTCGGCACGGCCGTCGTCATCGCCGTGAGCGTCACGCCCGCGCTCGTGGCGTCGGCGGCCTCGGTGCGCCGGGCGCTGCGCCTGCGGGGCCACGACGCGCGCGGGCTGCGAACGCTCGCGCGTACCGCGGTCCCCGTGCTCGCGGACGCGCTCGACCGGGCCATCGCGCTCGCCGCCTCCATGGACTCGCGGGGGTACGCGCGGGCGGTGGCCGGCACCAGCGACCGGCGGGTGTCCGGGCTGCTGCTCCTCTCGCTGGTCGCCGCGGCGGTCGGCACCTACGGGCTCCTGGACGGCACCTCGCCCCCGTGGCTCGGGGTCCCGGTGCTCGCGGCCGGCGCCGTGACCGCGACCGTCGGTGGCGTGCTCGCCGGCCGCCGCGTCTCGCGCACCCGCTACCGCCCCGACCCGTGGCGGACCCCGGAGACGCTCGTCGCGGGCTGCGGGCTCCTGGCCGCTGCCGTCCTCGTCGCCGTGACGGCGAGCGACCCCTCGGCGCTCGACCCCTCGCTGCAGCCGCTCGGCTGGCCCGCGCTGCCTCCCGTCGCGCTGCTGTGCGCCGCCCTGGCCGCAGCGCCCGCCGTCCTGGGGACCACCGCGCGGGACGCCCGCCCCGTCGCCGGCACGGTGACCCCGTGA
- a CDS encoding DUF3105 domain-containing protein, whose product MSKASTRDDRRAQLAALQEQQRRAERRRNGLIIGISVVVALALIVPAIVLISGEQRRQSEVEAAANRPIEGIAEVEVPSANHVQEDVEYEQSPPVGGDHHPTWQNCGFYSEPVVEEYAVHSLEHGAVWITYAPDLAGDEVAQLEALADRHPYVLVSPRDDVAAPVTLSAWGLQLEVDSASDERVGVFLTKYLQGPQTLEPGAACTGGMGA is encoded by the coding sequence GTGAGCAAGGCATCCACCCGAGACGACCGGCGCGCCCAGCTCGCCGCCCTCCAGGAGCAGCAGCGCCGCGCCGAGCGCCGTCGCAACGGCCTGATCATCGGGATCTCGGTGGTGGTGGCCCTGGCGCTCATCGTCCCGGCGATCGTCCTGATCTCCGGTGAGCAGCGGCGCCAGTCCGAGGTCGAGGCGGCGGCGAACCGCCCGATCGAGGGCATCGCGGAGGTGGAGGTGCCCTCCGCGAACCACGTCCAGGAGGACGTCGAGTACGAGCAGTCGCCCCCCGTCGGCGGCGACCACCACCCGACGTGGCAGAACTGCGGCTTCTACTCCGAGCCGGTGGTCGAGGAGTACGCGGTCCACTCGCTCGAGCACGGCGCGGTCTGGATCACCTACGCGCCCGACCTGGCCGGCGACGAGGTCGCCCAGCTCGAGGCGCTCGCCGATCGTCACCCCTACGTGCTGGTGAGCCCGCGCGACGACGTCGCCGCGCCCGTCACCCTCTCGGCCTGGGGGCTGCAGCTCGAGGTCGACTCGGCCTCGGACGAGCGGGTCGGCGTCTTCCTCACCAAGTACCTGCAGGGGCCGCAGACCCTCGAGCCCGGCGCCGCGTGCACGGGCGGCATGGGCGCGTGA
- a CDS encoding vitamin B12-dependent ribonucleotide reductase — translation MTETSESTGKAGARGTRGRKNGLVVERVFTTPGVHPYDEVEWDRRDVVQTNWKSGETIFEQKGVEFPASWSLNATTIVTTKYFRGAVGSSQREWSLKQLIDRVVLTYTKAGREFGYFATDEDATVFEHELTWMLLHQVFSFNSPVWFNVGTPSPQQVSACFILAVDDTMDSILNWYREEGMIFKGGSGAGLNLSRIRSSKELLSSGGTASGPISFMRGADASAGTIKSGGATRRAAKMVVLDVDHPDIEEFVETKAREEHKIRALRDAGFDMDLGGKDIVSVQYQNANNSVRVSDEFMQAVEDGGTFGLRARQDNRVIETVDAKGLFRKIAKAAWECADPGLQYDSTINDWHTSPESGRITASNPCSEYMHLDNSSCNLASLNLLTFLRADDTFDVERFEKAVELVITAMDISICFADFPTEAIGDTTRKFRQLGIGYANLGALLMATGHGYDSDGGRALAASITSLMTGTAYKRSAQLAGVVGPYEGYRLNEAGHKRVMRKHAAANDDIRTLGSMDAGIHAAATKVWAEGNRIGETNGWRNAQASVLAPTGTIGFMMDCDTTGVEPDFSLVKFKKLVGGGSMQIVNQTIPRALRRMGYAEETVEAIVEYIAEHGHVVDAPGLKPEHYEVFDCAMGERAISPMGHVRMMAAVQPFISGAISKTVNMPETATVEEIEEIYFKSWKMGIKALAIYRDNCKVGQPLSDAKAKGADSAVEATAATTVVEAAPARATRKRLPRQRTSLTTSFTVGGADGYITAGSYPGDGLGELFVKLGKQGSTLAGVMDAFSIAISVALQYGVPLETYVQKFTNMRFEPAGMTDDPDIRMAQSMMDYIFRRLALDYLPFETRASLGIYTTQERTRQLETGSYEPVPSDAYEALNEPPSASDLAESSARTAASAPAPAPAPSAPAPSVAAASVAPVPASVHSSAELMDLMQGRAADAPLCMNCGIKMRPAGSCHVCEGCGSTSGCS, via the coding sequence ATGACAGAGACGTCGGAGTCCACCGGCAAGGCGGGCGCCCGCGGGACCCGCGGACGCAAGAACGGCCTCGTGGTCGAGCGCGTGTTCACCACGCCCGGGGTCCACCCGTACGACGAGGTCGAGTGGGACCGTCGCGACGTCGTGCAGACGAACTGGAAGAGCGGCGAGACGATCTTCGAGCAGAAGGGCGTCGAGTTCCCGGCGTCGTGGTCGCTCAACGCGACCACGATCGTCACGACCAAGTACTTCCGCGGCGCCGTCGGCTCCTCGCAGCGCGAGTGGAGCCTCAAGCAGCTCATCGACCGGGTGGTGCTGACCTACACCAAGGCCGGCCGCGAGTTCGGCTACTTCGCGACCGACGAGGACGCGACGGTCTTCGAGCACGAGCTGACGTGGATGCTGCTGCACCAGGTCTTCTCGTTCAACTCCCCGGTGTGGTTCAACGTCGGCACGCCGTCGCCGCAGCAGGTGAGCGCGTGCTTCATCCTCGCCGTCGACGACACCATGGACTCGATCCTCAACTGGTACCGCGAGGAGGGGATGATCTTCAAGGGTGGCTCGGGCGCCGGCCTGAACCTCTCCCGCATCCGCTCCTCCAAGGAGCTGCTGTCCTCGGGCGGCACCGCGAGCGGCCCCATCTCCTTCATGCGCGGCGCGGACGCGTCCGCGGGCACCATCAAGTCGGGCGGCGCCACGCGCCGCGCCGCCAAGATGGTCGTGCTCGACGTCGACCACCCCGACATCGAGGAGTTCGTCGAGACCAAGGCGCGCGAGGAGCACAAGATCCGCGCGCTGCGCGACGCCGGCTTCGACATGGACCTCGGCGGCAAGGACATCGTCTCGGTCCAGTACCAGAACGCGAACAACTCGGTCCGCGTGAGCGACGAGTTCATGCAGGCGGTCGAGGACGGCGGCACCTTCGGGCTGCGCGCGCGTCAGGACAACCGCGTCATCGAGACGGTCGACGCCAAGGGCCTCTTCCGCAAGATCGCGAAGGCCGCCTGGGAGTGCGCCGACCCGGGCCTGCAGTACGACTCCACGATCAACGACTGGCACACGAGCCCGGAGTCCGGCCGCATCACCGCGTCCAACCCGTGCTCGGAGTACATGCACCTGGACAACTCCTCGTGCAACCTCGCCTCGCTCAACCTCCTGACGTTCCTCAGGGCCGACGACACGTTCGACGTCGAGCGCTTCGAGAAGGCGGTCGAGCTCGTCATCACGGCGATGGACATCTCGATCTGCTTCGCGGACTTCCCGACGGAGGCGATCGGCGACACGACGCGCAAGTTCCGCCAGCTCGGCATCGGCTACGCCAACCTCGGTGCGCTGCTCATGGCGACGGGGCACGGCTACGACTCGGACGGCGGGCGTGCGCTCGCCGCGTCGATCACCTCGCTCATGACGGGCACGGCCTACAAGCGCTCGGCCCAGCTCGCGGGCGTCGTGGGCCCGTACGAGGGCTACCGCCTCAACGAGGCCGGGCACAAGCGCGTCATGCGCAAGCACGCCGCGGCGAACGACGACATCCGCACGCTCGGCTCGATGGACGCCGGCATCCACGCCGCCGCGACCAAGGTCTGGGCCGAGGGCAACCGGATCGGCGAGACGAACGGCTGGCGCAACGCGCAGGCGTCGGTGCTCGCCCCGACCGGGACCATCGGCTTCATGATGGACTGCGACACCACGGGCGTGGAGCCGGACTTCTCGCTGGTGAAGTTCAAGAAGCTCGTCGGCGGCGGCTCGATGCAGATCGTCAACCAGACGATCCCGCGGGCGCTGCGCCGCATGGGCTACGCCGAGGAGACGGTCGAGGCGATCGTCGAGTACATCGCCGAGCACGGCCACGTCGTCGACGCCCCCGGCCTCAAGCCGGAGCACTACGAGGTGTTCGACTGCGCCATGGGCGAGCGCGCCATCTCCCCGATGGGGCACGTCCGGATGATGGCCGCGGTGCAGCCGTTCATCTCGGGCGCGATCTCCAAGACGGTGAACATGCCGGAGACGGCCACCGTCGAGGAGATCGAGGAGATCTACTTCAAGTCCTGGAAGATGGGCATCAAGGCGCTCGCCATCTACCGCGACAACTGCAAGGTCGGCCAGCCGCTCTCCGACGCCAAGGCCAAGGGCGCCGACTCGGCGGTCGAGGCGACGGCGGCGACGACGGTCGTCGAGGCCGCGCCCGCACGGGCCACGCGCAAGCGCCTGCCCCGCCAGCGCACGTCCCTGACGACGTCGTTCACGGTGGGCGGCGCCGACGGCTACATCACCGCGGGCTCGTACCCCGGCGACGGCCTCGGCGAGCTGTTCGTCAAGCTCGGCAAGCAGGGCTCGACCCTGGCGGGCGTCATGGACGCGTTCTCGATCGCGATCTCCGTCGCGCTGCAGTACGGCGTGCCGCTGGAGACGTACGTGCAGAAGTTCACCAACATGCGCTTCGAGCCGGCCGGCATGACGGACGACCCGGACATCCGCATGGCGCAGTCGATGATGGACTACATCTTCCGTCGCCTGGCGCTGGACTACCTGCCGTTCGAGACGCGCGCGTCGCTCGGCATCTACACGACGCAGGAGCGCACGCGTCAGCTCGAGACCGGGTCGTACGAGCCCGTCCCCAGCGACGCGTACGAGGCCCTGAACGAGCCGCCGTCGGCGTCGGACCTCGCCGAGTCGTCCGCACGTACCGCGGCGTCCGCGCCCGCCCCGGCACCGGCCCCCTCGGCACCCGCGCCGTCGGTCGCGGCGGCGTCGGTGGCCCCCGTGCCCGCGAGCGTGCACTCCTCCGCCGAGCTCATGGACCTCATGCAGGGCCGCGCGGCGGACGCGCCGCTGTGCATGAACTGCGGCATCAAGATGCGCCCGGCGGGCTCGTGCCACGTCTGCGAGGGCTGCGGCTCGACCAGCGGCTGCAGCTGA
- a CDS encoding cob(I)yrinic acid a,c-diamide adenosyltransferase yields the protein MRIYTKVGDDGTTGLFLGSRVSKADVLVDAYGDVDEAVSLLGVARAACTEERLATLLFERQRELFVAAADLATNPAHRDRLQPGISLVTQEMVDRVEGLIDELVREHPLRPVFVVPGATPLAAAIDHARTVVRRAERNVVRAQDAGHRVSPLVLQYLNRLSDLVFVLARYAARGVDEAASHD from the coding sequence ATGCGCATCTACACCAAGGTCGGCGACGACGGCACGACGGGCCTCTTCCTCGGGAGCCGCGTCTCCAAGGCGGACGTGCTGGTGGACGCCTACGGCGACGTCGACGAGGCCGTCTCGCTGCTCGGCGTCGCGCGCGCGGCGTGCACCGAGGAACGCCTCGCGACCCTCCTCTTCGAGCGCCAGCGCGAGCTCTTCGTGGCGGCCGCGGACCTCGCGACGAACCCCGCCCACCGGGACCGGCTGCAGCCCGGCATCTCGCTCGTGACCCAGGAGATGGTCGACCGCGTCGAAGGGCTGATCGACGAGCTCGTCCGCGAGCACCCCCTGCGCCCCGTCTTCGTCGTGCCGGGCGCGACGCCCCTGGCCGCGGCGATCGACCACGCGCGCACGGTGGTGCGGCGCGCGGAGCGCAACGTGGTGCGCGCCCAGGACGCGGGTCACCGGGTCAGCCCGCTCGTGCTGCAGTACCTGAACCGGCTCTCGGACCTGGTGTTCGTGCTCGCGCGCTACGCCGCCCGTGGCGTGGACGAGGCGGCGAGCCACGACTGA
- a CDS encoding ABC transporter ATP-binding protein yields MIRLDGVTVTYPGASRPSLVDVDLSVGEGELCLVVGPTGAGKSTLLRAVASLVPHFTGGLLEGTVVVAGRDTRTHLPRDLADVVGVVVQDPATGFVTDTVEEELAYGMEQLGVPPEVMRRRVEEVLDLLGLAPLRARPLADLSGGEQQRVAIGAVLTSNPRVLVLDEPTSALDPTAAEEVLAALTRLVHDLGLTVLLAEHRLERVVQYADRVVLVSPDGTVTDGRPQDVLPGSPVAPPVVELAQVAGWSPVPLSVRDARRLAAPLRERLLDAEPGLAAGTPAAAPPATPAAPLLEARALEVRHGATRAVRGVDLQVRPGEVLAVMGRNGAGKTSLLWALQGSGRRSGGTVVVHVPAPGEAPADRPDPARATDRAARPTGPGRFLPWRARRPVAVAGSADPALLAPAAARALVGLVPQDPAQLLYLETVAAECAAADRESGAEPGTTAALLAGLAGTVPADAHPRDLSEGQRLALVLAVQLAARPRVLLLDEPTRGLDYAAKARLSVALRAHADAGGAVVLSSHDVEFVAEAADRVVVLAAGEVVTDGPARDVLVASPTFAPQVAKVLHPVGLLTVGAVSATLGAVP; encoded by the coding sequence GTGATCCGGCTCGACGGCGTCACCGTCACCTACCCCGGGGCCTCGCGCCCGAGCCTCGTCGACGTCGACCTGAGCGTCGGCGAGGGCGAGCTCTGCCTCGTCGTGGGGCCCACCGGCGCCGGCAAGTCGACGCTCCTGCGCGCCGTCGCCTCGCTCGTCCCGCACTTCACCGGCGGCCTGCTCGAGGGCACGGTCGTCGTGGCGGGCCGGGACACGCGCACGCACCTCCCGCGCGACCTGGCGGACGTGGTGGGCGTCGTCGTCCAGGACCCCGCGACCGGCTTCGTCACCGACACGGTCGAGGAGGAGCTGGCCTACGGCATGGAGCAGCTCGGCGTGCCGCCGGAGGTGATGCGCCGCCGCGTCGAGGAGGTGCTGGACCTGCTGGGGCTGGCTCCCCTGCGCGCGCGCCCGCTCGCCGACCTCTCCGGTGGGGAGCAGCAGCGCGTCGCGATCGGCGCCGTCCTGACGAGCAACCCGCGCGTGCTGGTGCTCGACGAGCCGACGTCGGCCCTCGACCCGACGGCGGCCGAGGAGGTGCTCGCGGCGCTCACCCGCCTCGTGCACGACCTCGGCCTGACGGTCCTGCTCGCGGAGCACCGGCTCGAGCGCGTGGTGCAGTACGCGGACCGCGTCGTGCTCGTCTCCCCCGACGGCACCGTCACCGACGGGCGACCGCAGGACGTGCTGCCCGGCTCGCCCGTCGCGCCCCCCGTCGTCGAGCTGGCGCAGGTCGCCGGGTGGTCGCCGGTGCCGCTGTCCGTGCGCGACGCGCGGCGGCTCGCGGCACCCCTGCGCGAGCGGCTCCTCGACGCGGAGCCGGGGCTCGCGGCCGGCACGCCCGCGGCGGCGCCCCCCGCCACGCCGGCGGCGCCGCTCCTGGAGGCCCGGGCGCTCGAGGTGCGCCACGGCGCCACCCGCGCCGTGCGCGGGGTCGACCTGCAGGTGCGGCCCGGCGAGGTGCTCGCGGTGATGGGGCGCAACGGCGCGGGCAAGACGTCGCTGCTGTGGGCGCTGCAGGGCTCGGGGCGGCGCTCGGGCGGCACCGTCGTGGTGCACGTCCCGGCGCCGGGCGAGGCGCCGGCAGACCGGCCGGACCCCGCCCGCGCGACCGACCGGGCCGCGCGGCCCACCGGCCCGGGCAGGTTCCTGCCCTGGCGGGCACGACGGCCGGTGGCCGTCGCGGGGAGCGCCGACCCCGCGCTCCTGGCCCCGGCCGCCGCGCGGGCCCTGGTCGGGCTCGTGCCGCAGGACCCCGCCCAGCTCCTCTACCTCGAGACCGTGGCGGCGGAGTGCGCCGCGGCCGACCGCGAGTCCGGCGCCGAGCCGGGCACCACCGCAGCGCTGCTGGCCGGCCTGGCGGGCACCGTCCCGGCGGACGCCCACCCGCGCGACCTCTCCGAAGGTCAGCGCCTGGCGCTGGTCCTCGCGGTCCAGCTCGCGGCACGCCCGCGCGTGCTGCTCCTCGACGAGCCGACGCGCGGGCTGGACTACGCGGCCAAGGCGAGGCTCTCGGTGGCCCTGCGGGCGCACGCCGACGCGGGCGGCGCGGTGGTGCTCTCGAGCCACGACGTGGAGTTCGTCGCCGAGGCGGCCGACCGCGTCGTCGTGCTCGCCGCGGGCGAGGTCGTCACCGACGGGCCGGCGCGTGACGTGCTCGTCGCCTCCCCCACGTTCGCGCCGCAGGTCGCCAAGGTGCTGCACCCGGTGGGCCTCCTCACGGTGGGTGCGGTCAGCGCCACGCTCGGGGCGGTCCCGTGA
- a CDS encoding ECF transporter S component: MSAPTAAVRRAAPAVDVAALPLGPRTRLALGLATLAGILAFGWPLVLQPGSGLEHSTDAPLVLAVVLVAVVAVVLVALSEGGLDVKAVAVLGLLSAVGSVLRPLSAGTAGVELVFVVIVLGGRVFGPGFGFALGSTTILASALLTGGVGPWMPFQMLGASWIGLGAGLLPRRVRGAREIALLVAYGAVAAFAFGLAMNLSFWPFGVGTGTGISFVAGDPVLENLRRFGLFTLATSLGWDVGRALTTALALALVARPTLVALRRTAARAAFAPRRAAPAPDPAVVPSPGARHAER; the protein is encoded by the coding sequence GTGAGCGCGCCGACCGCCGCGGTGCGCCGCGCCGCGCCCGCGGTCGACGTGGCCGCGCTGCCGCTCGGGCCCCGCACCCGCCTCGCGCTGGGGCTGGCCACGCTCGCCGGGATCCTCGCGTTCGGCTGGCCGCTCGTGCTGCAGCCCGGCAGCGGGCTCGAGCACAGCACCGACGCCCCGCTCGTCCTGGCGGTGGTGCTCGTGGCGGTGGTCGCCGTCGTGCTCGTGGCCCTCAGCGAGGGCGGGCTCGACGTCAAGGCCGTCGCGGTGCTGGGGCTGCTGTCGGCGGTGGGCTCCGTGCTGCGGCCGCTCTCGGCCGGCACCGCCGGCGTCGAGCTGGTGTTCGTCGTCATCGTGCTGGGCGGGCGCGTCTTCGGGCCCGGCTTCGGCTTCGCGCTCGGCTCCACGACGATCCTCGCCTCGGCGCTGCTGACCGGCGGGGTCGGGCCGTGGATGCCGTTCCAGATGCTCGGGGCCTCGTGGATCGGGCTCGGCGCCGGGCTGCTGCCCCGGCGCGTGCGGGGCGCGCGCGAGATCGCCCTGCTGGTCGCGTACGGCGCCGTCGCGGCGTTCGCCTTCGGCCTCGCGATGAACCTGTCCTTCTGGCCGTTCGGCGTCGGGACCGGCACGGGGATCTCCTTCGTCGCGGGCGACCCCGTGCTGGAGAACCTGCGCCGGTTCGGGCTCTTCACGCTCGCCACCTCCCTGGGCTGGGACGTGGGACGCGCCCTGACGACGGCGCTCGCGCTGGCCCTCGTCGCACGGCCCACGCTGGTCGCGCTGCGCCGCACCGCGGCGCGGGCGGCGTTCGCGCCGCGCCGCGCCGCTCCCGCACCCGACCCCGCCGTCGTCCCGTCCCCCGGAGCCCGACACGCCGAGCGGTGA
- a CDS encoding PilZ domain-containing protein → MAFELDPCRIRTTEGELLVQGFVREHWGTGAEVEVDHEAGGWIQDGDAVLLEVLSSVRGACTFDAVVVASGERRVELCDLVLRETVQMRSAVRVPTSIPVTLHPVGPPARTGEDAEPDVQGVLIDVSATGVRVRLAEPLDQGTRFTFRLDATRVPLDLQLEVLRGHEIGGATAVGCRLVDVSERETDELFRFVLEEQRRLLAQRAAEDR, encoded by the coding sequence GTGGCGTTCGAGCTGGACCCGTGCCGCATCCGCACCACCGAGGGCGAGCTGCTCGTCCAGGGCTTCGTGCGTGAGCACTGGGGCACAGGCGCCGAGGTGGAGGTCGACCACGAGGCGGGCGGCTGGATCCAGGACGGCGACGCCGTGCTCCTCGAGGTCCTCAGCTCCGTGCGCGGTGCCTGCACCTTCGACGCCGTCGTCGTCGCCTCCGGTGAGCGACGGGTCGAGCTCTGCGACCTCGTCCTGCGCGAGACCGTGCAGATGCGCTCCGCCGTCCGCGTCCCGACCAGCATCCCGGTCACCCTGCACCCCGTCGGGCCTCCCGCGCGCACCGGTGAGGACGCCGAGCCGGACGTCCAGGGCGTCCTCATCGACGTCAGCGCCACCGGCGTCCGGGTGCGTCTCGCGGAACCGCTGGACCAGGGCACCCGCTTCACCTTCCGCCTCGACGCCACGCGTGTGCCCCTCGACCTGCAGCTCGAGGTCCTGCGAGGCCACGAGATCGGCGGCGCCACGGCCGTGGGCTGCCGTCTCGTCGACGTCTCCGAGCGGGAGACCGACGAGCTGTTCCGCTTCGTGCTCGAGGAGCAGCGCCGGCTCCTGGCGCAGCGCGCCGCCGAAGATCGTTGA